From a single Phalacrocorax aristotelis chromosome 1, bGulAri2.1, whole genome shotgun sequence genomic region:
- the IRS2 gene encoding insulin receptor substrate 2 has protein sequence MASPAVLGLLPPLSSPPGPNLNNNNNNNQGVRKCGYLRKQKHGHKRFFVLRGPGGGEEAGGARLEYYESEKKWRNKSGAPKRVIALDSCLNINKRADAKHKYLIALYTKDEYFAVAAENEQEQEGWYRALTDLLNEGKAACQGSPHRHLASPFSASCSAAASLAAAGEDLNYGLITPAAAAYREVWQVTLKPKGLGQSKNLTGVHRLCLSARTIAFVRLNCELPSVTLQLMNIRRCGHSDSFFFIEVGRSAATGPGELWMQADDSVVAQNIHETILEAMKALKELSEFRPRSKSQSSSSSSGGAAGAGGSGASATHPITVPGRRHHHLVNLPPSQTGLLRRSRTDSLAAGAGTKCTPCRVRTASEGDGCRVGSAAGSPMSPGPVRTPLSRSHTLSSGGGGRQAGGKLLPVLAGGGLPSSRSMSMPASHSPPSATSPISLSSSSGLGSEPAHPHHPQRPSSGSASVSGSPSDAGFMSFDEYGSSPGGDLRPFSSSSTASNRSNTPESVAETPPVRDPGGGTDLYGYMAMERPPSGRLCYRPCPEAAAADRGHRKRTYSLTTPCRQRPAPPHVSSASLDEYTLMRATFAGSAGRLFPSCHAGASPKVTYTPYPEDYGDIEIGSHRSSGGSSTNLGPPPAGGPGGGGGEDDGYMPMTPGVASALGQGSRGGDDYMPMSPTSVSAPKQILQPRAGVGGGSPGNGSSYKTSSPGESSPDDSGYMRMWCGSKLSVESSDSGRLANGDYINMSPRDPQHGPQAPSLTPPDFFFAPSGHGSSEPPKPGCYSYSSLPRSYKSQGLAKDSDQYVFMNSPGRMIPEEAACGAGQSPASTFAPSSHTVPSPLRHSRTESFLSQRCQRAARPSRLSLETLRTMLPSMNEHPLPPEPKSPGEYINIDFGDAAVYSPPSLPADSPASSLGSGTGQRRSPLSDYMNIDFGSQSPSQSGTVSVGSLEALSPGSSSSTSQPDGRYLKAAGGVACSSSPSDGGDYTEMTFGMATTPPQPITQKPESARVTSPTAGVKRLTLSGVEAFILSSPPPDPNRGAKVIRADPQGRRRHSSETFSSTTTVTPVSPSFAHNPKRHNSASVENVSLRKSEGLEEEQGSSPMCRETSAGFQNGLNYIAIDVVDGTLANCDKARSKARHVLNGGINGVEMSAYASIDFLSHNLKEASAVKE, from the coding sequence atGGCGAGCCCCGccgtgctggggctgctgccccccCTGAGCTCCCCGCCGGGCCCCAacctgaacaacaacaacaacaacaaccagGGCGTGAGGAAGTGCGGGTACCTGCGCAAGCAGAAGCACGGCCACAAGCGTTTCTTCGtgctgcggggcccgggcggcggggaggaggcggggggCGCCCGGCTGGAGTACTACGAGAGCGAGAAGAAATGGAGGAACAAGTCCGGGGCGCCCAAGCGGGTGATCGCCCTGGACTCCTGCCTCAACATCAACAAGCGGGCGGACGCCAAGCACAAGTACCTCATCGCCCTCTACACCAAGGACGAGTACTTCGCCGTGGCGGCCGAGAacgagcaggagcaggagggctgGTACCGGGCTCTCACCGACCTGCTGAACGAGGGCAAGGCGGCCTGCCAGGGGTCCCCCCACCGCCACCTCGCCTCCCCCTTCTCCGCCTCCTgcagcgccgccgcctcccTGGCCGCCGCCGGCGAGGACCTCAACTACGGGCTCATCACCCCGGCCGCCGCTGCCTACCGGGAGGTCTGGCAGGTGACGCTGAAGCCCAAGGGCTTGGGGCAGAGCAAAAACCTCACCGGCGTCCACCGGCTCTGCCTGTCGGCCCGCACCATCGCCTTCGTCCGCCTCAACTGCGAGCTGCCCTCGGTCACGCTGCAGCTGATGAACATCCGCCGCTGCGGCCACTCCGACAGCTTCTTCTTCATCGAGGTGGGGCGCTCGGCGGCCACCGGCCCCGGCGAGCTCTGGATGCAGGCGGACGACTCGGTGGTGGCCCAGAACATCCACGAGACCATCCTGGAGGCCATGAAGGCGCTGAAGGAGCTGTCCGAGTTCCGGCCCCGCAGCAAGAGccagtcctcctcctcctcctccggggGGGCCGCCGgcgccggcggcagcggcgccTCCGCCACCCACCCCATCACCGTGCCCGGCCGCCGGCACCACCACCTGGTCAACCTGCCTCCCAGCCAGACCGGCCTCCTCCGCCGCTCCCGCACCGACAGCCTCGCCGCCGGCGCCGGCACCAAGTGCACGCCGTGCCGGGTGCGGACGGCCAGCGAGGGCGACGGCTGCCGGGTGGGCTCGGCGGCCGGCAGCCCCATGAGCCCGGGGCCCGTGCGGACCCCCCTCAGCCGCTCGCATACGCTtagcagcggcggcgggggccggcaGGCGGGCGGGAAGCTGCTGCCGGTGCTGGCCGGCGGCGGCCTGCCGAGCAGCCGCTCCATGTCCATGCCCGCCTCCCACTCGCCCCCCTCCGCCACCAGCCCCAtcagcctctcctccagcagcgGCCTCGGCTCCGAGCCTGCCCACCCGCACCACCCGCAGCGCCCGTCCAGCGGCAGCGCCTCCGTCTCCGGCTCGCCCAGCGACGCCGGCTTCATGTCCTTCGACGAGTACGGCTCCAGCCCGGGCGGCGACCTGCggcccttctcctcctcctccaccgcCAGCAACCGCAGCAACACCCCGGAGTCGGTGGCCGAGACACCCCCGGTGCGGGACCCCGGGGGCGGCACCGACCTCTACGGCTACATGGCGATGGAGCGGCCCCCGAGCGGCCGCCTCTGCTACCGGCCCTGCCCCGAGGCCGCCGCGGCCGACAGGGGCCATCGGAAGCGGACCTACTCGCTGACCACCCCGTGCCGGCagcggcccgccccgccgcacGTCTCCTCCGCCTCCCTCGACGAGTACACGCTGATGCGCGCCACCTTCGCCGGCAGCGCCGGCCgcctcttcccctcctgccaCGCCGGGGCTTCCCCCAAAGTCACCTACACCCCCTACCCCGAGGACTACGGGGACATCGAGATCGGCTCCCACCGCAGCTCCGGCGGCAGCAGTACCAACCTGGGGCCTCCGCCGGCGGGggggccaggaggaggaggaggagaggatgacGGCTACATGCCCATGACCCCCGGCGTGGCCTCAGCCTTAGGGCAGGGCAGCCGGGGCGGCGATGACTACATGCCCATGAGCCCCACCAGCGTGTCCGCCCCCAAGCAGATCCTGCAGCCCCGGGCGGGGGTGGGTGGCGGGTCCCCCGGGAACGGGAGCAGCTACAAGACCAGCTCGCCTGGGGAGAGCTCCCCTGATGATAGCGGGTACATGCGGATGTGGTGCGGCTCCAAGCTCTCCGTGGAGAGCTCGGACTCTGGGAGGCTGGCTAACGGCGACTATATCAATATGTCCCCTCGGGACCCCCAGCATGGGCCCCAGGctccctccctcaccccccccGACTTCTTCTTTGCCCCTTCGGGGCACGGGTCCAGCGAGCCCCCCAAGCCCGGCTGCTATTCGTACAGCTCCTTACCCCGCTCCTACAAGAGCCAGGGCCTGGCAAAGGACAGCGACCAGTACGTCTTCATGAACTCCCCGGGGAGGATGATCCCGGAGGAGGCAGCGTGCGGAGCGGGTCAGTCCCCCGCCAGCACCTTCGCCCCTTCCAGCCACACGGTGCCTTCGCCCCTGCGGCACAGCCGGACCGAGAGCTTCCTGAGCCAGCGGTGCCAGCgggcggcccggcccagccGCCTCTCTCTGGAGACCTTGCGGACGATGCTGCCCAGCATGAATGAGCACCCTCTGCCGCCCGAGCCCAAGAGCCCTGGTGAATATATCAACATCGACTTCGGAGATGCTGCTGTCTATTCTCCCCCTTCGCTGCCTGCCGACAGCCCGGCCTCCTCCCTGGGCTCGGGCACGGGGCAGAGGCGTTCCCCTCTCTCTGACTACATGAACATTGACTTTGGGTCGCAGTCGCCCTCCCAGTCGGGCACGGTCTCGGTGGGCTCCCTGGAAGCGCTCTCCCCAGGCTCttcctccagcaccagccagcccGACGGGCGCTACCTGAAGGCAGCTGGGGGGGTGGCTTGTTCGTCCAGCCCGTCTGACGGCGGGGATTACACCGAGATGACCTTTGGCATggccaccaccccaccccaacccaTCACTCAGAAGCCGGAAAGTGCTCGGGTCACCAGCCCCACGGCTGGGGTGAAGAGGCTCACCCTCTCTGGGGTGGAGGCTTTCATTCTCTCCAGCCCTCCCCCAGATCCCAACCGGGGGGCCAAGGTCATCCGGGCGGATCCCCAGGGGCGCAGGAGGCACAGCTCGGAAACTTTCTCCTCCACCACCACTGTgacccccgtgtccccctccTTCGCGCACAATCCCAAACGGCACAACTCGGCCTCGGTGGAGAACGTGTCCCTCAGGAAAAGCGAAGGcctggaggaggagcagggtAGCAGCCCCATGTGCCGGGAGACCTCGGCTGGCTTCCAGAACGGCCTCAACTACATCGCCATCGACGTGGTGGACGGCACCCTGGCAAACTGTGACAAAGCCAGGTCGAAAGCCAGGCACGTCCTGAATGGGGGCATCAACGGAGTGGAGATGAGCGCCTACGCCAGCATAGACTTTCTGTCTCACAACCTGAAGGAAGCGAGTGCTGTGAAAG